In the Sulfobacillus thermosulfidooxidans DSM 9293 genome, ACGGGACAAGGTAACTTGTATCTGACCACAGGGACGATCCTCCGTGCCGAGTCGGGCAAGGCGCTTTTGCGCATTGTGGCCGATACATGCGGGCGTCATGACACCGTCGGCGGAGCCTGTTCCGCTCAAAGTAATGGGGTGCGCTATGACCGGTCTTTGGAGTGGATGCATAATTGTCGCGATACCTTTATGTTGCAGTTATCCCGCTATGATGACCGTTTACAAAAGCGCGATTTAGCACCCAATATCAATTTCTTTATGAATGTTCCTGTCACCTCTGACGGATCTTTAGAGTTTGCTGATGGGATTTCGGCTCCCGGTCGCTATGTGGAATTAGAATCTCTCACCCGTACCCTGGTTTTAATCAGCAATTGTCCTCAGCTGAATAATCCCTGCAACGCCTATAATCCCACGCCCATTCGTCTCGTGATTTGGGAAAATTAATCCGAATTGAGGGAGAGCCATGTTTAACAAAGTGCTAATTGCCAACCGTGGCGCCATTGCCGTCCGTATTGCCCGGACATTGAAGAAGATGGGCATTGCTTCGGTTGCGGTATATACATCAGCTGACCAGGACAGTTTGCATGTCGACGTGGCGGATGAGGCGGTGTGTATTGGCGAAGGCCCGGCTCCGGAAAGTTATTTAAATGCACGCGTAATTCTCGATACGGCCCTGGCCATGGGGGTGGACGCCGTGCATCCCGGATACGGATTTCTTAGCGAAAATGCGGAGTTTGCCCAACAATGTTTAGAAAAAGGCATCGCTTTTATTGGTCCCTCTCCGGAACACATCGCCATGTTTGGTCAAAAACATACCGCCCGGGCCATTGCGGAACAAGCGGGTGTTCCGATTGTTCCCGGCTCAGGATTACTAGAGAACCTGGACCAAGCGCTTGAAGTCGCATCGGATATTGGATATCCGGTGATGTTAAAGGCCACGGCCGGTGGTGGCGGCATTGGAATGCAGATCTGTCAGGACCCGGACGCATTAACGCGAGCCTTTGAGTCCGTTACCCGGGTTGCCGCGCTTCACTTTCACAACGGTGGGGTGTTCGTTGAGAAATATATTCCCCAGGCACGACATATTGAAGTGCAAATTTTTGGGCAAGCAACCGGCGAGATTGTCACGTTAGGCGAAAGAGATTGTTCGTTACAGCGCCGGAATCAAAAAGTCGTGGAAGAAACTCCAGCCCCCGGGTTGTCTTTTGAAGTCCGTGCAAGAATGGAACAGGCTGCTAAACGGTTAGCTGAAATCGTGCATTACCGCAATGCAGGCACCATCGAATTTATTTATGATGTGGATTCAACCCAGTTTTATTTTTTGGAAGTCAACACGCGGCTTCAAGTGGAACACGGCATTACGGAAGAAATTTTTGGTATCGATTTGGTAGAGTGGCAGGTAAAGGAAGCTGCTGGAGATTTTATTGACGGGTTTTCTGATACGTTGCAACCCCAAGGACATAGTCTTGAAGTCCGAATTTACGCGGAAGACCCGGGCAACCAATTTCGTCCCAGCACGGGTCTTATTGATACCGTGGAATTTCCGGACTTTGCCCGGGTCGATACATGGGTTCGTCCCGGTATTGTGATTTCGCCCTATTATGATTCCATGTTGGCGAAAATCATTGTCCATGGTCCAACACGGGATGAAGCGCTTAGAAAAATGCGCGCGGCCTTAGACCATACCCGTTTTTATGGCGTGGCGACAAACCGCCATTACTTACGATCCTTATTCGAACAACCAGCGGTCATTGAGGGAACAGTGTTTACGCAGTTCCTTGCCGATTTTAATCCGGCCGAACCTGCTTTAGAAGTCTTAAATCCGGGTTTACAAACCACGGTTCAAGACTGGCCTGGACGTCTTGGCTATTGGCAGGTGGGAGTCCCTCCGAGTGGTCCGATGGATGCCTTGTCTTTTCGCTTGGGCAATTTGTTGTTAGGTAATGAGGAAGGCGCCCCAGGTCTTGAAATGACCCTACGCGGTGGGACCTACCGCTTCCGTGATGATATCTGGTTTTGTGTAACCGGAGCACCCATGAATCCAAGACTCGATGGGGAGCCCATACCCTTATATCATCCCATGATGGCCAAACGGGGGCAGGTATTGCAGCTGGACGAAGCTGCTTATGGCATGCGGACCTATCTTACGGTAGCGGGAGGATTAGATATTCCCAAAACGTTAGGGAGCGGGTCCACCTTCACATTAGGAGGATTTGGTGGGCATAGCGGTCGTGCGTTACAAGTCGGCGATGTTCTTGGAATATGCCGCAAGGATCCAATCAAGCCCTTTCGGGGCACTTTGCCGTCAACGAAACAACCCGCCATGAGCCATCATTGGACAATTGGCGTCATTCCCGGTCCCCATTGCTCAACCGAATTTCTTCAACCGAGCTACCTGCCTCTGCTCGTGCAGACGACATGGGAAGTGCATTTCAACAGTTCACGCACAGGGGTACGACTTATTGGTCCCCCACCTCCCTGGGCGCGCCAAGATGGGGGCGACGCGGGTCTTCATCCCTCTAATATTCATGATAACGCGTATGCTGTTGGCACATTGGACCTAACGGGGGATATGCCGATTCTCTTAGGGCCTGATGGTCCGAGTCTCGGTGGGTTTGTTTGTCCCGTGACGACGGCCACGGCAGAATTATGGAAAATCGGGCAATTGCGGCCGGGAGACACCATCTCCTTTCGGCTATTAACCATAGAAGAAGCGGAACAGTGCTTAACCCAACAGGAGGATTTTCTTCAGCATTTGGCAGAAGACATGAGAGCATTACCCGCGTGTCTCTTTGCTGAGTCAGGCCAGTTAGCCAATACACCAAATTACCCGTTGCTTTACCAAAATTCGCGGTCGTCTCCATTTGCGATGACGATCCGGGCCGATGGCGACCAAGCGCTCTTAGTCGAATATGGTCCGATGGAATTAGATTTGCGACTGCGCTTTCAGGTCCATGCGTTAATGACGGCCCTGCAAAACATTGACGAGTTGCCCATCATTGATCTGACGCCAGGGATTCGTTCGCTGCATATTCATTTCGATCCTCGGCGAATGACTCTCCAAAAAATGGCGGATATCGTGCGTCAGGTCAATGACTATCTTCCCCCGTTGGAATCCATCTCCGTACCCTCGCGCATTGTTCGCTTACCGTTATCGTGGGATGATCCCGCGACCCAACTGGCCATTAAGCGTTACCAACAAAATGTGCGGCCGGATGCGCCATGGTGTCCGAGCAATTTGGAGTTTATCCGCCGGATTAACGGTCTTGATGCGATCGACGATGTCAAAGACATCGTGTTTTCAGCAACATACCTCGTTTTAGGGCTCGGAGATGTCTATCTCGGGGCGCCCGTGGCAACGCCGATCGATCCCCGCCACCGCCTTATTACCACTAAGTACAACCCGGCACGCACATGGACTCCGGAAAACGCGGTGGGAATCGGTGGCGCTTATTTATGTGTCTATGGGATGGAGGGACCCGGAGGCTATCAATTTGTTGGGCGGACAGTGCAAATGTGGAATAAATGGCGCACGACCCAAAGTTTTCAACCCCGCCGACCGTGGTTGCTTCGCTTTTTCGATCAAATTCAATTTTATCCGGTGTCTGCAGAAGAACTCCTCCAACTCCGGCAAGATTTTCTTCGCGGACGCTTTGAGGTCGATATCCAGGAGACGATATTTGACTTGGGCAGTTACTTGCGAGAACTCGACCACATTCAGACGAGTGTCGAAAACTTTCGCCGGCGTCAACAACAGAGCTTTCAAGCCGAACGCGACCGATGGCGTGCTTTGGGTGTGGCGGAATATGTTTCGGCAGATACGGCGGCCTTATCACAAGAAACAGAGCACGTGGTACTTGGAACCGCCGTACCGAGCACCTTGCCCGGCAGTGTTTGGAAAGTCTTAGTTCAAGTGGGTGACGAGGTCACGGACGCTCAGACGCTGGTGGTGTTGGAAAGCATGAAAATGGAGTTTGCCATTGTCGCACCTACCTCTGGCGTGGTGGCTGCAATTTATGTGAAACCTGGAGATCAAGTGCGGCCGGGTCAATGGCTGATCGACCTGGTCGATCGTGAGTAAATTATGACGGCATTATGAGAAATTTCTAAGGACGCTGCGATACGAACTGACCAGAAGGGGTGCAAATGGATGACAATTTTTGTTAATGGAGAATTGATGCGAGGTTTATCTATGCACGATATGATGCAAGGAGCCAACTATATCAAAGACGCCGTCACAGCCCCTATTTACCGGTTATTTTCCATTGATGATCGCTATCCCGCAATGGTGATGGCGCAACCTTTCGAAGATGGGTACCCCGTTCCTGGGGAAATATATGAGATTCCTCATAGCCTGTGGCCGCAAATCATGGCCAATGAGCGGCAGCTTGGTCTCTATGCCGGATCTATTTGGTTGAGTGATGGTCATGCGATGCGCGGCATTTTATCGGTGAGAGAACTATGCGAAGGTTACCCAGATATTTCATCGTATGGGGGATGGCGAGCTTACCGAGACAGTTTGCAGGCAGGGAACAAATAGAAAAAAGGAAAGAAAGAGCGCAGAAGAATAAGATGATGGGGGTCTCGCTATTCTCCTGACAGATTTGTAGGACGTCACTTTTTGTTGTGTCATTTGTTGTTTAATAGGGTTTTTCTCAAGATGCAGCAGCGCATTTTGAGTCGTTCCCGGATACGGGAATGCATTCCATAACAGGTAGGGCGGTGGCGTTAGTTCGCCACCGTCCCCTGATTTGATAATCATTAATCGGAAAGAAAAGAGAGTTATAGTACGGTGAGAAATGAGACACCTACCGCTCCGACAAATCCACTGTCGATATTCCCATAATCTGAGGTGACAGCGCGAGCGACACGGTAGCGGTGATACCAGATCAACTGTTGACGAAACGGCAGAATTTGGGACGGTTTCGCCTCTTGCACATAATGCTGATCGTGATACTGGCGTAAGCGGTGCCACGGCATACTGGGCATGGCATGATGGACATTATGGTAAACAAAATTGAGGACGAGGAGATTCAAAACGGGCCACTTTTGTGATAGCAAATTGGTATAGGTATTCTCTTCTTCGTAAGTTCTACTCCGCGATGGAATTTCCGGCGAGGGCGCTCCGGGTGTTGCCACAATAGGTTCATAGGTATGCTGAAACGCGTCGATAAAGCGAAGCACGGTGATAAACAACAGGGTTGCGAGAACATACCCCAAAGCGGCTGGCCAATGCCACCATAAAATGCCCAACCATAAGGCGCTCCGGATGATGAGGGTGGTTAATACGCGGTAACGGTGAGGCAAGCGCTGTGAAAATGGTTGAATAACCATCACCCCGCGCATGAGCATCTCAACGGCTGGAAAATATGCCCACTCTAACAGCATGACCATCTTGGCGAAGAGGGGATGTTTGTGTAACCAGGCGCGAAAGTCAAAGGAGATGACATCGGCTTTTTGAAAATGGTGGGCCAGATGTTTCTTTTCGGCCCTGGGAAGGTAGGATAAGCAGCCTCCATTAATCCAACTCATGACTGTCATCATGCGTGCGTTCGTGGATTTTGAGCGAAATATGGTGTGATGCACCAACTCGTGAAAGAAATAGGCCGAGATAATCATGCTGTGGGCTAATAGTATAATCCCGAGAACAAAGAGCGCGATGTGTCGGGAAAACAGTAAGAACCAGCCCCCAAAATAGCCCGCGAAAATATAGATTAAGGCCGCCAGATTGGGGACAATGCCGTCTGAATAGCGGAAAATCTTGTGAAGAGGCCTATGGAGCCATGTTGTTGAGGATGGTAGGTGTGTTTCCGGAAATGCCATGCTTTTGTCCCCTTCATCGAAATACCTCTCAAACATGGAAGAGGGAATAACAGGGGATCCTGTTATTCCGCTTCGACTTCGATTTTCTTCTTCAAACTCTGCTAAGGGTTCAGGATGATCACTGCTAAAGTGAAGCAGCACCGCTTCACTTAAAGGCTGGCTTCGTTTTCGCAAGTGATATCCATAGTGAAAGTAGGCAAGAACCAGAGAACCAATCATGATAATGGGCGCATATACGGCAGGCACTATAGGGGGATAGAAGGTAAAGAACACCCCAAAGGCGATTAAGACTAAAGACAGAGCGGGCAATATGCCAAAGGCAATCACATGATAACGGGCGCTACGGTCATAAAATTTCAATAAGCCGACGTTACCCAACGCATGACCAAGAAACTCTCCCATCGTGGCAATGAGGATTAAGACCAAGAAGGCGTTGGAGAGTCCCAAAATACTTTCGGCTAAGAGCCCTGCAAGGACGGCAACAGCGCCTACAGTTAATACAGCAGCATATGGCGTTTGATATTTAGGATGGATCCGGCCAAGAAATTTGGGCCACAAGTCACTATGAGCAAAAGTCAAGGTGATGCGGGTCACCACGATTGTGCTGGCGACATTCATCCCGATAAGACTGTTGAGCACGAAAAGAACAAACAGCAATTCGGCTTTTAATCCTAAATAATGTTGGACGATAAGGAGGCCGGGAATGCTGGACTGTGCAAACTGACTCATGTGTAAGTAACCCCAGCCGACGGTTAGGGAATAGGAGACAATGATAAACATCAGGACAACAAGGCCGGAAGCTAAATACAAAGCTGCCCGAATGGTCCGGTGAGCCGTTTTTGCTTCGGCTCCCAAATAGACGGCGGCTGTGGAACCCGACATGCCAAAGGATGCGACCAGGGCGCCGACGGCTAACCCACTAATGCCATGAGCAGCTAAAGCCGGATGATAAACGGCGGCGGTATTGATGGTGTGCGGAGAAAAGATAATGACCGCACTTAAAATCAGGAGCATAACCATTTCGACTAAGGCCGTAATCACACCGTAATTGAGGGAGGAACGGACGCCCAGATAGGTCAGAATGGTGGAAGGAATGACGAACAAGATGGTAAAGACATACGCCATCTGAGTGGGCATATTCCATCCAAGCTGAGGGGCTACAGACTGTACCAATAAGGAGAAAAAGACAATATTGGTGGCCAAGAGCGCGGCATAATAGACTACATAGGCAACCCCAGCCAAGTATCCCCAGCGTCCTCCCATACTGCGGCCCACAAAATATGCCATACCGCCGGCACCTGCGAGCTTCTTGGAAAATTGATAGGGGGTATTGATCCACAAAAACACCATGAGACCCCCTAATAAATAGGCTAAGGGCAAGGCGCCTAAGGCGTATCCAGCAGCGGCCGTTAACGCGGCGACCATGGAGGCCAAGGGGCCATTTGATATGAGACCTTGAGCTAAGACATGCCAAAAATTCACCGCATTGCGGGGTAACGACGAGGTCTGGGATTCGGAACGGGTCATAGAAATTCCTCCTTCATGGCTCAATGCGTATTTTTCGATTCCGTCTTTTAACTTTTCGGGAATGATGACGGGTGTAGGGACTGATGGTATTCCTCCCAAATCGTTTTGAGATTCCGTTCATGGGCTGACTTGAGTCCTAGGGGTATAGGACGACCTTGATAGAACAGGGAATTGGCTTGGGCGAGCACATCAGACCAGGCGTCATGTTGTTGCTTTGCGGTTTCGACGAGGTGGCATAAGTCATCAATATAACCATGAGCTGAGTCAATCCGTGCCGAAATTTCGGTTCCATCAGCGGGCGGTCCATGTTGGGACATGAGAGTGGTAATGGACGATTGTTGAACCAATTCGGTGATTACCTGAAGGCTGTGCTTGTAATCGGGCAATGAGGCATTAATAAAAGGGAATTCTAGACTTGATAAATAGTCGCCAACGAACAGAACGTTCTTATAGGTAAAGCTCATGCTGTCAAGAGTGTGCCCCGGAGTATGGAAGAACTGAAAGGGGCCGACGGTTTCGTGGTGGTGCACAGGATAGTGGATTTTTGCGAATGGTAAGGATCCTTGTTCCCACGGCCTGTCGACATAGAATTCGGTATCGAAGTGTTCAAGTTGCCGGATGGCACGTTCTTCATTGTCGCGGTCCCACGCACTAGAGGTCACGACTGCATATTCCGGAAAATATGGAACTCCCGCGATGTGGTCAAAATGGGAGTGAGTCAGAATGAGTAGACGACTTCGCGAGGGAATTTCATAGGGCTTTAAAAAGCTACGAAGCGCTGCGATTTCACCAGGAAAAAATCCGGGATCCACGACAACAAGATAATCATCGTCGATGATGACGATGCTGTTGAGTTGTTGCACCACACTGGTAAAGACAAACACGTGATCTGTGATATTTTTCACATGGTTCCTCCTGTTCATGTTGACGAGGTGAACATCACGCATCGTGTGTGGATCGACGGGTATTGTAAAGAACACATTGATCAATGGTGCCGCATATCTCTCACGGGACTTCGCATCATACCTTACGCATCGGGCATCAATGTAACACGTAATGAGAAGATATTTGAATACAATGTTAGGAACATCAGATTACAAGGCGTTAAAATGACATTAAATATCATATCTACGTAAGAAATTATACTCAGTGATGGAAGATTTGACGTTGTGTGTTGGCACAAAATAATCCAGAAAACTTGTATAAATATCGCCGCAATTTCTATAGAGAACAAATAAAAGATGGTAGGCTTATTTCTGCATTGGATAATGGTCTCAGCAAGCAGGAAGAATTGCGAGAGCTGACGAATGCCATAGAGTCTTATAAATTCCTTAGAGGAACAACATCACCGCAAAGGAGTAAACACGGACAGGATGCAAACATTCGCACGGATGAAGGATTCTTTTATCGTATCCACGGATCCGGCCTTGCTTGACAAGGAAACTATATTTTCTTATCTCCATCATGAAGCGTATTGGTCTTTAGGATTGCCCCGGGATGTTTTTGAGAAAAGCTTGGAGCATTCGTTATGTTTTGGGATTTATCAGCACAATACGCAATTGGGATTTGCTCGGGTTATATCAGATTTTTCGACCTTCGCTTATTTATGCGATGTCTTTATTTTGACTCCTTATAGAGGACAAGGGTTGGGTAAGTGGTTAATGGAATCGATTATGGATCATCCCGATCTGCAAGGATTAAGACGATTTTATTTGGTCACGCGTGATGCCCATGGCCTTTATAAACATTATGGCTTTTCTTCTCTGGACGATTGTGGACGGCATATGGAAAAAGTCGTGCCAGCAAAAGTCCTCTACGAGCGAGGTCAAAATCAAGAGTAATAAAATACTAAGGGCAATCAACCTGAACCATTTTGGCGACGGAACAT is a window encoding:
- a CDS encoding urea amidolyase associated protein UAAP2, which encodes MPLIESPRKVEDAIYDRILPSGEGWTHTLQPGQVLRIIDLEGNQAVDTLFYDADNLEDHYSAIATITGQGNLYLTTGTILRAESGKALLRIVADTCGRHDTVGGACSAQSNGVRYDRSLEWMHNCRDTFMLQLSRYDDRLQKRDLAPNINFFMNVPVTSDGSLEFADGISAPGRYVELESLTRTLVLISNCPQLNNPCNAYNPTPIRLVIWEN
- the uca gene encoding urea carboxylase; translated protein: MFNKVLIANRGAIAVRIARTLKKMGIASVAVYTSADQDSLHVDVADEAVCIGEGPAPESYLNARVILDTALAMGVDAVHPGYGFLSENAEFAQQCLEKGIAFIGPSPEHIAMFGQKHTARAIAEQAGVPIVPGSGLLENLDQALEVASDIGYPVMLKATAGGGGIGMQICQDPDALTRAFESVTRVAALHFHNGGVFVEKYIPQARHIEVQIFGQATGEIVTLGERDCSLQRRNQKVVEETPAPGLSFEVRARMEQAAKRLAEIVHYRNAGTIEFIYDVDSTQFYFLEVNTRLQVEHGITEEIFGIDLVEWQVKEAAGDFIDGFSDTLQPQGHSLEVRIYAEDPGNQFRPSTGLIDTVEFPDFARVDTWVRPGIVISPYYDSMLAKIIVHGPTRDEALRKMRAALDHTRFYGVATNRHYLRSLFEQPAVIEGTVFTQFLADFNPAEPALEVLNPGLQTTVQDWPGRLGYWQVGVPPSGPMDALSFRLGNLLLGNEEGAPGLEMTLRGGTYRFRDDIWFCVTGAPMNPRLDGEPIPLYHPMMAKRGQVLQLDEAAYGMRTYLTVAGGLDIPKTLGSGSTFTLGGFGGHSGRALQVGDVLGICRKDPIKPFRGTLPSTKQPAMSHHWTIGVIPGPHCSTEFLQPSYLPLLVQTTWEVHFNSSRTGVRLIGPPPPWARQDGGDAGLHPSNIHDNAYAVGTLDLTGDMPILLGPDGPSLGGFVCPVTTATAELWKIGQLRPGDTISFRLLTIEEAEQCLTQQEDFLQHLAEDMRALPACLFAESGQLANTPNYPLLYQNSRSSPFAMTIRADGDQALLVEYGPMELDLRLRFQVHALMTALQNIDELPIIDLTPGIRSLHIHFDPRRMTLQKMADIVRQVNDYLPPLESISVPSRIVRLPLSWDDPATQLAIKRYQQNVRPDAPWCPSNLEFIRRINGLDAIDDVKDIVFSATYLVLGLGDVYLGAPVATPIDPRHRLITTKYNPARTWTPENAVGIGGAYLCVYGMEGPGGYQFVGRTVQMWNKWRTTQSFQPRRPWLLRFFDQIQFYPVSAEELLQLRQDFLRGRFEVDIQETIFDLGSYLRELDHIQTSVENFRRRQQQSFQAERDRWRALGVAEYVSADTAALSQETEHVVLGTAVPSTLPGSVWKVLVQVGDEVTDAQTLVVLESMKMEFAIVAPTSGVVAAIYVKPGDQVRPGQWLIDLVDRE
- a CDS encoding allophanate hydrolase-related protein, with the translated sequence MTIFVNGELMRGLSMHDMMQGANYIKDAVTAPIYRLFSIDDRYPAMVMAQPFEDGYPVPGEIYEIPHSLWPQIMANERQLGLYAGSIWLSDGHAMRGILSVRELCEGYPDISSYGGWRAYRDSLQAGNK
- a CDS encoding amino acid permease; the protein is MTRSESQTSSLPRNAVNFWHVLAQGLISNGPLASMVAALTAAAGYALGALPLAYLLGGLMVFLWINTPYQFSKKLAGAGGMAYFVGRSMGGRWGYLAGVAYVVYYAALLATNIVFFSLLVQSVAPQLGWNMPTQMAYVFTILFVIPSTILTYLGVRSSLNYGVITALVEMVMLLILSAVIIFSPHTINTAAVYHPALAAHGISGLAVGALVASFGMSGSTAAVYLGAEAKTAHRTIRAALYLASGLVVLMFIIVSYSLTVGWGYLHMSQFAQSSIPGLLIVQHYLGLKAELLFVLFVLNSLIGMNVASTIVVTRITLTFAHSDLWPKFLGRIHPKYQTPYAAVLTVGAVAVLAGLLAESILGLSNAFLVLILIATMGEFLGHALGNVGLLKFYDRSARYHVIAFGILPALSLVLIAFGVFFTFYPPIVPAVYAPIIMIGSLVLAYFHYGYHLRKRSQPLSEAVLLHFSSDHPEPLAEFEEENRSRSGITGSPVIPSSMFERYFDEGDKSMAFPETHLPSSTTWLHRPLHKIFRYSDGIVPNLAALIYIFAGYFGGWFLLFSRHIALFVLGIILLAHSMIISAYFFHELVHHTIFRSKSTNARMMTVMSWINGGCLSYLPRAEKKHLAHHFQKADVISFDFRAWLHKHPLFAKMVMLLEWAYFPAVEMLMRGVMVIQPFSQRLPHRYRVLTTLIIRSALWLGILWWHWPAALGYVLATLLFITVLRFIDAFQHTYEPIVATPGAPSPEIPSRSRTYEEENTYTNLLSQKWPVLNLLVLNFVYHNVHHAMPSMPWHRLRQYHDQHYVQEAKPSQILPFRQQLIWYHRYRVARAVTSDYGNIDSGFVGAVGVSFLTVL
- a CDS encoding MBL fold metallo-hydrolase; protein product: MKNITDHVFVFTSVVQQLNSIVIIDDDYLVVVDPGFFPGEIAALRSFLKPYEIPSRSRLLILTHSHFDHIAGVPYFPEYAVVTSSAWDRDNEERAIRQLEHFDTEFYVDRPWEQGSLPFAKIHYPVHHHETVGPFQFFHTPGHTLDSMSFTYKNVLFVGDYLSSLEFPFINASLPDYKHSLQVITELVQQSSITTLMSQHGPPADGTEISARIDSAHGYIDDLCHLVETAKQQHDAWSDVLAQANSLFYQGRPIPLGLKSAHERNLKTIWEEYHQSLHPSSFPKS
- a CDS encoding GNAT family N-acetyltransferase; translated protein: MQTFARMKDSFIVSTDPALLDKETIFSYLHHEAYWSLGLPRDVFEKSLEHSLCFGIYQHNTQLGFARVISDFSTFAYLCDVFILTPYRGQGLGKWLMESIMDHPDLQGLRRFYLVTRDAHGLYKHYGFSSLDDCGRHMEKVVPAKVLYERGQNQE